The segment tttcttttttttaattttatacgtTATTTGCtaggagctttttttttatctcgtcatcatatttttttaaaaaaatttctgggtcttatgaaaaatttctttaaaaatcaaaagtttCATCGAAATCTTACCGTAGCTTACAATTTTAACGacttatttcatatttaaactTGCGTTCTTTGTCTAAATGGAGaagttttatctttttttttaaaacagttTTGTCTTTAAACTTACCTCGTTTTTCCAagtaaatcattaattaagaTTAAAAAAGCTCCTTTCTATtcgatgtttataaaaaataaccaattttttttttcttttttttcatttaaaatttagaattttagTCAGGTAAAtagtgtaatttatttaaaaaatttgagatcattttctaattattaaaatctttTGAGTTaggtttttttctattaagataattttttttttataattatattataacaaGACTCCACGCAAATATAAGCTGATTTTATTATCGCGAAAACccaataaaatttgattcatgcatattgatttgttatttaatttaaaagtttaattaaaactttCACTTAATATCAAAGGTGTAATTGACTGCCATTTATCACGCTTAACAACTACGTCATgctgatatgaaaaaatatagtcacAAGAACCGTTGGATTTCTAGTGTTGATTGACGAAAGAATACAAGAAATtacttcaaatattttaaaaatttaaaataattctacaaaataattaatactagTAAAGATAAGAATGCGTCAGCCATTTACTGTGACTATGCGGAAAATTTTCATCGTTAttgttttcaataaattttggaTAACTGCACACAGCGTGCCAACGCAAGTgtaaggcaaaaaaaaatactttttaatactttaaaaattgttattatatttattttaagttgttgaattttgtttttaggGAAACTAAAGAAGCCCTGAAAAAAGttggtgattttttaaaagatgaaaCTGGTTCCAAGTGGCTGGCAAATTTGGCTTTTTCAGGAGCGTTAACAACTAGCGgacttattgaaaaaataataaattcaaccaATATCGATCGCAATGTTATAGAAGCAGCTGAAACAATAAAACTTTCTCTaaaagaatatgaaaaaacaaacgTAATAGATGATTTATTCAATCTTGAAGATGAAGGATGgaaagaattaattaaaaatgtcgaAGAACATGATGACATTATTTGTCTTTATCGTAAACATTCGAATGTATCGGATCAAAGATCTGAGGATTGGCagtcatttttaaaaagtgtTTCATCAGGATACACTGTACATCTTGCATTAGATatgggaaaaaaatatgttctttgtatgaaaaaaattccagAATCAAATTCAACTGTAAGTTCAATTGTTACTTCGAGTAACAATTCAAGTACCACTGTTGTCGAAGTTTTACCAGTGAACGCAAGAAAGTCTTTAACTGAGTTGAGTTCGCAGGTAACTTCTACTGAGAAAACAATTGTATCATCTGAAAAAGCTACTGTAAGTACGGTGGCATCGTTTGTCAATCCAGCTATTGGAAAAAATAGCAGTTATAAATCTAAAGAATGCGATAGTAGTGAGGCATCTTGCTCAGATAAATCACAGAGTAGTTTTGAAATGTCCAATGAAATAGTTAATGCTGGCCGACGTAAAACGATTACCAAAAAGTTGGAACAAAATGATAACTCAGAAGTAAAGGACATTCAAGTTCAAAAACCACCATATTGTAATCGTccaataatttacattttggCAAACTATGCCTCTTCTTATCGAGATCTAGGCTGCTCTTGTATATCAGATTGTAATCAGATGACACCTTTTTCTGTTCCAATTAATCCACAGACTATAGTTCTCCCAAActatcgaaataaattcacaaacaATATTAGAATGaatgatcaattaaaaattaagccTGAAATGATATCAAGTACATTCAAATTACCAATAACTACTTCTAACtgtcaaaaaaacaattgttttgaaaataaaataaaaaaacgactaGATATTTTTAAGCATCCTTTGATTCGGCCATCTGCAATTTATCCGATACTTAgacaaaaagaatttttaagtcAGCCAATCACCAGAAAATTATCTTTCCATCGACCACCAGTGAAACAAtataatgtagaaaaaaaaaaaaggaataacgTAAGATCAATGAACCAAAATAGCATTTGGAATAAAATTGTTCCTGAAAATATTCGAGAAGCACCAAGTATCAACTCACATGGATTTTatagacaaaataatttacctaAGTATCAAAATCTTTTTCGAAAAGCACCAATTATTTTGCCAAAAACATTTGGaacaaactttttaaaaatgccACTACAGccaataactaaaaaaaataaaaaaacatataatgaGCTAGATGAAAGTGAAGATTCAGCAAGTTTTTCGTCAGAAGAAAACTTATCACGAATGGAAGTCAGAGAAAAATGCATGAGTTGTCCAGATCCATGTGACAGACCATTGAATTTAAAAGTCATTGTTGATAGCCCTTACAAAGACGGCCCACCAATAAACATGAAGTTTTTTACTGACCCTGATCAAAAAGTCAAAGTTTCTCAAGACTATAGAATCTCGAAGAATAATAATCTGTCGCGAATTGCCGGCCGAAGAAGTGTCGGTGCAGTTGGGAAgagtaataaaatttcaagagaACAAGAAACTAATGACAATAAActtggtgaaaaaaaagaaaaaactgaTGGTAAAccagatgaacaaaaaatccTCGAAAATCATTATGAGGATTTTAAAGATGCTGTAAATTCTTTTTatgactaaaaaataaattgggttcaatattacatttttgttttttctagtCTTTAATGtttaggaatttttttctgttaatttCAAAAACACCTACCAGAAAAGTATGTATTTATTGTCCACCAACGTAATCATCGTTTTTACactttgtgataaaaaaatgttttattttgaaaagtaGTATctgtttattatataattatacttacgaataatttttttatgtttttttttcttattaaatagttttttttttttaccaagacTTGTTAGTACACtcgtaatttaattcaaatcaaGTTGGAAGACTTGACGGCTGATCATCCGCATTATAGCTTCAGCAGCATAAATATCTAGAAAAAAAGTTaagaattaatgaaattatcaaaatgaataaataaataaataaataaatgaataaataaggATGAACGGCTTCTGTCTAAGgtgagtaatattttttttcaaatgctcATTCACAGTACAAATTACAAAGAATATTGTAGTAAAGTTTTAATCAATTAGTTGAATGGAAAACAAATAGCAATAGAACTTTTtgtcaaggaaaaaaaaaacacccacacggaataaaaatataacaattatatatatataagattgggcgaaaacgtgtatataatttatataaagttatatatattttttatataaattttatcacatcCCCCCCCCCTCCTCCCATgaattgttattattcaaaaattttcttaaatttcaatttaaaaaaatcaaaaacaaatcttCCATCAGGATTCGAACCCGGGACCTTCTGGTTGGGAGGCAATTACTTTACTTCGAAGCCATAAATCTTATGAtagatttttgtaaaaatataaacatgacttttttcaatttttttactttgtggTTTTAATACagattttatcttttttttcataaaaatatgaacgaagagatgttaaaattaaaattttatatctttgAATAAAAGTCAGTAATAGAATTGTGATTAAGGCGgtatgtcaaaatattgaaaaaaaaattactctcacacggagaaaaattttcagcaaatTTTGCTATGGCGCCATATCATTGAGGGTCTATCTTCTgactattcaaatatttactattatgttaacaaaacaattttgtcttgaaaaattaaaatgtaccatagcaatttatataatgtttttgcTATGTtcagattaaaaattaatgcataaagaaattttacGAAGgccaaatttaaaagttaaaataatccagtaaaaattacattgtacatagcaaaatatatatatattttttttgctttgttattcataaaattttacgttgttgctgtggacaaaattaaaatgatcctctgaaaatttacaatgtgccatagtaaaaatttaattcttttagaAATCCTATAGGTGTCACTGataaatacaaagcaacatggttaaaattacaatgggccatagcaaaagCAATGACAgactcagaaatgtcaacCACCCCCACTTTTTAGCCGACCGCGCAGGCGTGTCTTTGCTtatgtttaatgaaaaacaaacaaatgttaTCTTTTGCAAATGTTGTTGTGGCGCAGCGGATAACGCGTAGGAATTCTGTTCGGAAGGTTTGGGGTTCAAATCCTGGTTtaggttaataaattaaaaaaataaaataaaataaaaagaaataaaaaaaaaacaaataaataaattatatagatattgacaataaaaaaaaaaattttcaataaatggaataaattttgcgtttgaccataacaaaaattactatggtacacaaaaaaaaaatagccacgcCCACACgatattttgctatggcccatatgaaaatatcatgaaaccGAAAGATGGCGCAGCTCAGCTATGGGCCATTGTAAAATTTGCTatgtttttttcgtaaaaaaaaataaaaaattctctccgtgCACAGATTTTCATTAAAGTAGACTCATTTTTTTAGTGAAATAAAGAtctattttaacaaatttttttggtaattttctACCACGATTTGACCAAGATCATTAGAATCAAAGTTGACAACATTTTAACACTTAAACACACAAGCATAGGAAGCATCGGCACGTTTTCACTTCTATTGAAAATACGCTCTCACAGAAAACCTTCATTTTAGTACAGCTTATACTTCTTTAAAttacgaaaataatttttaaaaaatcatcgatTTCTACCACGAATTTTTAaagtcattaattatttaagacgCAAATTTAGGGTCAAAACAGTCAAAAAGTACCAGGCAAAGCATTGAAAATCTGCTGAAGTAGTATTAGTGTGTGTAAATACGAGGCGCCCTCAGTCATACTTTTGAAGACGCGTCAGTaaagtatacaaattttaGACATTAGAGGGCacttattatttctttaagcTATGGTTACAAGGGTGCCTCTTTGAACCCAAAGAATTATCCTACCTTGGGATTTACATACCGCCTTAAAAcagcaaagtaaaaaaatttagaattgtCATAttcttatgtatatttttatataaatctaCCATAAGATTTGTAGCGTCGAGGTAAATTACTCGCCTCTCAACCAGAAGTTCCCGGGTTCGAATCCTGATGGaagatttgtttttgatttttttaaattaaaatttaaaaaatttttgaataaaaacaattcatggGAGGGAGGGGGGGGGGaatgtgataaaatttatataaaaaatatatttaattttatataaactattatatataatcgttatatataaattttatataaattatatacacgttttcgcccaatcttatatataattgttatatatatacaattattatatatataactttatatataaattatatattttttttacgtgtGGGCATTTAAAAGAAGTAAAAAACAGTTTGgttggaagaaaaaataaatctcgaTTCGAGTATTAGAAACATCAAATACAGTGAAAAAAGATTTACTTTAAACCACTCATATCCTCCATTTAAAACAATTGGaggaattaaataaatattttttttttcttcaataaatatgtttgtcttcaaaaaaatcaaaagtgtctaaattttagacacttTCGTCTTGCTTTATAAGAGATTTGGTTCCCTTAGGGTTGATTCCCAGTCGCATCAccgaaccaatatttatgccacgaagggcccgtatatcgataacgctattttttgtggcgccactgatgaaaaaaccaagttctttagtagtatgtgtATGCGTGGCTACACACTAGCAAGCGAAGATTACATCGTACATTGaaaccatgcttgtgttcatgtctGTGTGCTGCGCTTCTCgcgaaatttttgaattttaaagttatttattttttaaacgcaAAAGacgaaatactaaaaatttatatcgaaaaatttgtcttttctagcactacaaactgatagaaatttaacgttttctgttgcgttttgaaaaagttatcaaaaatatgAGGTACCGCCTATATACcttgcgtgttaaagttgtcaactttgacagtaaatatctcaaaaaaaccaaacaaaaaaaaatcgaaaaaaattgacaatgtagataattatttcatttaaacataagattaaaaaaaaaaaaaatctgttgcgATTTCAGATTTTCAGAATCAACCTTAAAAACAAGAGTGTCTAAATTCTAGACACTgcagtgaaaaaaaagttcCCGCTGCAAGCACGTTCCTGCTGTCGTAGCAGTAGAGTAGTAGACGGAGTAGACTGCGAAGCGCTGTACTGCTCTCACAGCAGTACCAAGCAGTACAGCACTGCTGCTGTAGCGGAAGACTTTAGTCTTTACTGTTGATGAGTACAGGCGTATGAGCGGTACAAAGAATAGCTGCATGACACGTAAAGACTCattcgataaattaaatgatgtatatatgtatattcttaatattaattattaataaatataatcatatattactattattattgaatatggattgattttaaaatcttgtgtattattataaaaaaatatatataaagaatttggaaaaaatatattttatttgaatatagaattaaaaaattttacatttttaatttaccgtgtaataataataagttaacttattgaataaacaaagaaattgcATTAACTATAATggtaacataaaaataatattacacggtaaattaaaaatgtaaaaaatttgatttttaacatgaaaaaaatgtttaattgaacatttaaaaaaaatgctaaatTTTAATCCTAACCTATAAGTGTGATGTCAAAGTCGTGACCGCACATACAGATGCGCGCATTCAGTTACCACATCAGTGCTTTGTACTGCTGAATCAATTGTACAGTTTACCGAGAATATACGGGTgcttccctggtagaaattcgACTTCGGGTTGCGACATTCAATGTCGCAGCAAGCTGGGCGCGATCTATGCTATGCGACACTCGTAGACGTATCTCGCTGCGCGGCAGCTGCGAGGTTGCTGCGACcctataattaaaatacgcGCGCGCATCTGCAATTTTGATGTTTAACCTGTACGTTAAATAAACTTAGTGGTTCCTTCTACCTTAGAATAGTAAAGTGTAAAACATTCATATTAAtcatggaaaatataaataataattgttgttaaaaaaatttatctgattATAAAACAGtaagtagtttttttatttttttaaaaccttgATACCGTTTGAAGAATTTTCAGAGTAATACAACATTACATATACATGTAGACATCGACAAACGAGGAATATCGACTGGAATATTTGCATCGCACatcatattttgataaataatcaaaaagttTATGTCatgttatatgaaaaaataatgtaagtaatttttgaattttatattttatcacatAAGGAGTCGGCCGTGTTCGGCTTCGCCGAACTtggttgtatatttatttttgattcttcaaaaaattaaaaacaaaagaaataggtatgtagaaaaaatttctacatTCTGATAAACCGGACAACATTAGGAAccaatgcatttttttatttcctttcttctcgataaaatatattgtttcatcaaaaaaaacccaggagatgatgaaaaaattcaacttcgACATCCTGGTGAACCGAAAACCAACATTACAAActaaagcaatattttttaatctcttctttctgaaaaaatatatttaataataaaaaaaaccctgAAGATAATTGGGGAAATCATTTTGACTTCCTGGTGATCGTAAAAATTTCGTAGACTTAAACCCTCCCGAACTCAAACTAAATATCTAtgttaaatttcatgtaaattgGACCAATAATTTGCGTAAAACTGCGTTTCCAAGGATCCGGCCatgtctttttattatatagattaatatttaaaagattcaataaattttgaatccGAATTAATTTGTTGTAGAGTGATGATTATACCCGAGTAGAAACTTGTTCAGGATAGCCTGAACACTGATCcaggcctgatcaggatatcgTAAGGCTAGCCCTATTCAAGTAGCTCTATCACATCCTGATCAAGCCTGGATCAGGcacctacatcttttccttaatagggatagcctgatccagtccggatcaggacttgatcaagataaaagtattaaatttatttaatttttaaataatttcttcttgatcaagtcctgatccagactggatcaggctatccctattaaaGATAGAGTAGGAATGGCCTGATCaagatagcatcaggctatctgtattttatccttaatagagtagcctgatccattctggattaaatcttgatcaagaaaaaattattaaatttatttttttttcaaataattttttcttgatcaaaatttgatccagaatggatcaggctactctattaaggatagagtaaggctagctggatccaaaatggataaagaaaaaagtatcaaatttgcgtctttgaattttacaaattgcctgatcaggatagcatcaggctactctattaaggatagagtaaggctagctggatccaaaatggataaagaaaaaagtatcaaatttgcgtctttgaattttacaaattgcctgatcaggatagcatcaggctatctgtattttatccttaatagagtagcctgatccattctggatcaaatcttgatcaagaaaaaattattgaatttatttttttttcaaataattttttcttgatcaaaatttgatccagaatggatcaggctatccctattgAGGATAGAGTAACgctagctggatccaaaatggataaagaaaaaagtatcatatttgcgtctttgaattttacaaattgcctgatcaggatagcatcaggctatctgtattttatccttaatagggatagcctgatccattctggatcaagactggatcaagaaaagaatattgaatttatttttttttcaaataattttttcttgatccagCCTtgttccagaatggatcaggctatccctattaaggataaaatagagatggcctgatgctatcctgaccaGGCAATTGTAGAACCTATGAGGACAAAAAGTTAGTACGAATTATCGAATGCCTCAATGGCCGAGCGTGTCAAGTACTAGCGTTGTAATCCCGTTCGAAGGGTTCGAACCCCGGTCGTAGCAATAATTAGTtaggtaaattatcaattaagccagtttgtaataataaagtttatctGTATTCTGTTAAGCGTtagttttcaaattaaaaaaaaacaataaatttgaaattattattattttttttttttttgaataaatcatgTATCCTGATCCAGTTTCGATTCGGAATC is part of the Aphidius gifuensis isolate YNYX2018 linkage group LG1, ASM1490517v1, whole genome shotgun sequence genome and harbors:
- the LOC122848916 gene encoding uncharacterized protein LOC122848916 produces the protein MRQPFTVTMRKIFIVIVFNKFWITAHSVPTQVETKEALKKVGDFLKDETGSKWLANLAFSGALTTSGLIEKIINSTNIDRNVIEAAETIKLSLKEYEKTNVIDDLFNLEDEGWKELIKNVEEHDDIICLYRKHSNVSDQRSEDWQSFLKSVSSGYTVHLALDMGKKYVLCMKKIPESNSTVSSIVTSSNNSSTTVVEVLPVNARKSLTELSSQVTSTEKTIVSSEKATVSTVASFVNPAIGKNSSYKSKECDSSEASCSDKSQSSFEMSNEIVNAGRRKTITKKLEQNDNSEVKDIQVQKPPYCNRPIIYILANYASSYRDLGCSCISDCNQMTPFSVPINPQTIVLPNYRNKFTNNIRMNDQLKIKPEMISSTFKLPITTSNCQKNNCFENKIKKRLDIFKHPLIRPSAIYPILRQKEFLSQPITRKLSFHRPPVKQYNVEKKKRNNVRSMNQNSIWNKIVPENIREAPSINSHGFYRQNNLPKYQNLFRKAPIILPKTFGTNFLKMPLQPITKKNKKTYNELDESEDSASFSSEENLSRMEVREKCMSCPDPCDRPLNLKVIVDSPYKDGPPINMKFFTDPDQKVKVSQDYRISKNNNLSRIAGRRSVGAVGKSNKISREQETNDNKLGEKKEKTDGKPDEQKILENHYEDFKDAVNSFYD